Proteins encoded together in one Marinithermus hydrothermalis DSM 14884 window:
- a CDS encoding cytochrome c biogenesis CcdA family protein, whose amino-acid sequence MNLEFLTYAFTAGAFATLNPCGFALLPAILGRFLARHGSARGLGVGALLALGTLSAFTGVGILVALLGLTLASWLPYVNLALAVGLLVFGGFTLAGRGVGLHLVQMRAPTGHRISEFYGFGVAYGLASLGCTLPVFLAVTGVALASGPGAGLAALLAYGLGMGAVLAGAALAAALGKEASLKRLRRASAYLEPLGGLLLIGAGAYLLGYNLSFLTLNSALGRWLGVAAAVLALALGAALRTPGLRYREE is encoded by the coding sequence GTGAATCTTGAGTTCCTCACCTACGCCTTCACCGCCGGGGCGTTCGCCACCCTGAACCCCTGTGGGTTCGCCCTCCTCCCGGCAATCCTCGGGCGCTTCCTCGCCCGGCACGGGAGCGCCCGCGGGCTCGGGGTCGGCGCGCTGCTCGCCCTCGGCACCCTGAGTGCCTTTACCGGGGTCGGGATTCTGGTAGCCCTGCTCGGCTTGACCCTGGCCAGCTGGCTCCCTTATGTGAACCTCGCGCTTGCCGTAGGGCTGCTCGTCTTCGGGGGGTTCACCCTCGCAGGGCGCGGCGTGGGACTCCACCTCGTACAGATGCGCGCCCCCACCGGCCACCGCATCAGCGAGTTCTACGGGTTCGGCGTGGCCTACGGCCTCGCGAGCCTGGGCTGCACCCTCCCCGTCTTCCTAGCCGTGACCGGCGTGGCTCTCGCCTCTGGACCGGGCGCGGGCCTCGCCGCGCTCCTCGCTTACGGCCTCGGGATGGGCGCGGTCCTCGCCGGTGCCGCCCTCGCGGCCGCTCTGGGCAAGGAGGCCTCCCTCAAACGCCTCCGCCGCGCCAGCGCGTACCTCGAGCCCCTCGGGGGCCTGCTCCTCATCGGCGCGGGCGCGTACCTCCTGGGGTACAACCTCAGCTTCCTCACCCTGAACTCCGCTCTGGGGCGCTGGCTCGGGGTGGCCGCCGCGGTGCTCGCCCTCGCGCTCGGCGCGGCGCTGCGCACCCCAGGACTTCGCTACAGAGAGGAGTAA
- a CDS encoding prohibitin family protein, protein MELLLILALLIVIGGLALLTQPGRRAVGSALVLGGLLVALVSQSFVVVPAGNVGVVFNVLSGVQDEPLDEGLHFVLPFIQEVILYDARLQEITLSKTASRGGLGPIQARSQEGLDIGVDVTVQYRILKAKAPELHREIGPRYRETLIIPQVRSKVRDAVGQFNAADLISTKRTELERSVTEALRAALAEHDLELVSLLLREIRIPERVAQVIEEKQTAEQQVQIEENRRRQAEIAAQRRVIEAQGERDAAILKAEGEARALELRGEALRKYPEVIQLTVAEKLAPNIQTIMLPTDGNFLLDLRQLQTPNR, encoded by the coding sequence ATGGAACTGCTCTTAATCCTCGCGCTCCTAATCGTGATCGGCGGCTTGGCCCTCCTCACTCAGCCGGGCCGCCGGGCGGTGGGGTCGGCCCTGGTCCTGGGCGGCCTCCTGGTTGCGCTCGTGTCGCAGAGCTTCGTGGTGGTCCCCGCGGGCAACGTGGGGGTGGTGTTCAACGTGCTGAGCGGTGTCCAGGACGAGCCGCTGGATGAAGGGCTGCACTTTGTGTTGCCCTTTATTCAGGAGGTCATCCTCTACGATGCCCGCCTACAGGAAATCACCCTCTCGAAGACTGCAAGCCGTGGTGGGCTGGGCCCCATCCAGGCGCGCAGCCAGGAGGGGTTGGACATCGGCGTGGACGTCACCGTACAGTACCGCATCCTCAAGGCGAAAGCCCCCGAGCTCCACCGGGAGATCGGACCGCGCTACCGGGAGACCCTCATCATTCCCCAGGTGCGCAGCAAGGTGCGGGACGCGGTCGGCCAGTTCAATGCCGCCGACCTGATCAGCACCAAGCGCACCGAGCTCGAGCGCAGCGTGACCGAGGCGCTGCGCGCGGCGCTCGCCGAGCACGACCTCGAGCTGGTCTCGCTCCTCCTGCGCGAGATCCGGATTCCCGAGCGCGTCGCGCAGGTCATCGAGGAGAAGCAGACCGCGGAACAGCAGGTGCAGATCGAGGAGAACCGCCGCCGCCAGGCGGAGATCGCGGCGCAGCGCCGCGTGATCGAGGCGCAAGGGGAGCGCGACGCCGCGATCCTCAAGGCCGAAGGGGAGGCCCGGGCCCTCGAGCTGCGCGGCGAGGCGCTCCGCAAGTACCCCGAGGTTATCCAGCTCACCGTGGCGGAGAAGCTCGCGCCCAACATCCAGACGATCATGCTGCCCACGGACGGAAACTTCCTGTTGGACCTGCGGCAGCTGCAAACCCCGAACCGTTAG
- a CDS encoding class I SAM-dependent methyltransferase codes for MDRLTPERAAFLFTPEAHAALARLATADLSDAALLPRITELRRRFTAEQAALLLEQARLRRKARGKFPDAERLFFVAEALEQASSLEAARYRALSFAPFARVADLGAGIGADTLALAEVVREVIAVERDPLRALFLRANAAARGVAERVRVLEADWTQASLEVDAAFVDPARRREGRRVRGLEAMNPPFAAVLELVQRVRHVMVKLAPSVPHEARPRGAELEFISVGGECKEAVLRFGDLRLGASRVATVLPVGARLTSRDPLEAVPVGEPRAYLYEPDAAVIRAGLVQHLATRLGLAQLDPRIAYLTGEARHATPFARAWRVLRHGPFHLKTLNRWLAELEAGAVVLKKRGSPIDPDAFRRRLRTTPGGRPVTAFFTRVQDRPWMILAEAATLEV; via the coding sequence ATGGACCGGCTCACCCCTGAACGCGCCGCGTTCCTCTTCACTCCCGAAGCCCATGCCGCCCTCGCCCGGCTCGCCACGGCCGACCTCTCCGACGCGGCCCTCCTCCCCCGCATCACCGAACTCCGCCGCCGCTTCACCGCCGAGCAAGCCGCCCTGCTCCTCGAACAAGCCCGGTTGAGGCGCAAGGCCCGAGGCAAGTTCCCCGACGCGGAACGGCTTTTTTTCGTGGCGGAGGCCCTCGAGCAGGCCTCCAGCCTCGAGGCGGCCCGCTACCGCGCGCTCAGCTTCGCCCCGTTCGCGCGCGTGGCCGACCTCGGGGCGGGCATCGGGGCGGACACCCTGGCCCTCGCCGAGGTGGTGCGAGAGGTGATCGCGGTGGAGCGGGACCCGCTCCGCGCCCTCTTCCTCCGGGCGAACGCCGCCGCGCGCGGGGTGGCGGAGCGGGTGCGGGTCCTCGAGGCGGACTGGACCCAGGCATCCCTCGAGGTGGACGCGGCCTTCGTGGACCCTGCCCGGCGCCGAGAAGGGCGGCGCGTGCGGGGGCTCGAGGCGATGAACCCGCCTTTTGCGGCGGTGCTCGAGCTTGTGCAGCGCGTGCGGCACGTGATGGTGAAGCTCGCGCCGAGCGTGCCGCACGAGGCCCGGCCGCGGGGGGCGGAGCTGGAGTTCATCTCCGTGGGGGGGGAGTGCAAGGAGGCCGTGCTGCGCTTTGGGGACCTGCGCCTGGGCGCATCACGCGTCGCGACCGTGCTGCCCGTCGGGGCGCGGCTCACGAGCCGGGATCCGCTGGAGGCCGTGCCGGTGGGGGAACCCCGGGCCTACCTGTACGAGCCGGACGCTGCAGTGATCCGCGCGGGGCTCGTGCAGCACCTCGCGACCCGGCTGGGCCTCGCCCAGCTCGATCCCCGGATCGCGTACCTCACCGGGGAGGCGCGCCACGCCACGCCGTTCGCCCGGGCCTGGCGCGTGCTGCGGCACGGCCCCTTCCACCTCAAGACGCTGAACCGCTGGCTCGCCGAGCTCGAGGCAGGGGCGGTGGTGCTCAAGAAGCGGGGGTCGCCCATCGATCCGGACGCGTTCCGCCGGAGGCTTCGCACCACGCCCGGAGGGCGGCCGGTCACGGCCTTCTTCACGCGTGTGCAGGACCGGCCCTGGATGATCCTGGCTGAGGCGGCTACCCTGGAGGTATGA
- a CDS encoding WD40 repeat domain-containing protein yields MRVKRAFWIVGGLLTPLALGSLPLPTLPAWQRPGTVGFGDTLALSPDGARLAASSADHALVILDAATGAELQRLTGHFGRILALAWSPDGTRLISSSRDATVRVWAVGSSRELRRVPVGKRLVLALAWNPTGLEVALGGADGVVRLWRSGTAEVRALSGPGPGIAALAWSPDGAHLAAGGYAGVVRVWTSGRPVRDLPLGGVVRALAWSPDGAWLAAGGETGQVHLWAVGGWRAGPVLSGPEGEVLALAWSPEGNRLASGGADLTVRIWEAGSGRPLQVLGPLPGPVHAVAWGPQGLVAGGAGVTAWPDSSPPPEE; encoded by the coding sequence ATGCGGGTTAAGCGCGCCTTCTGGATCGTCGGAGGGCTCCTCACCCCCCTCGCCCTCGGAAGCCTCCCCTTGCCCACCCTCCCCGCCTGGCAACGCCCCGGAACCGTCGGCTTCGGGGACACCCTGGCCTTAAGCCCCGACGGCGCTCGCCTCGCCGCATCGAGCGCCGACCACGCCCTGGTGATCCTGGACGCGGCCACAGGCGCGGAACTCCAGCGCCTCACCGGGCACTTTGGACGGATCCTGGCCCTGGCCTGGAGTCCGGACGGCACGCGGCTCATCAGCTCGAGCCGCGACGCGACCGTGCGGGTGTGGGCGGTCGGCTCGAGCCGCGAGCTCCGGCGGGTTCCGGTCGGGAAGCGCCTCGTGCTTGCGCTCGCCTGGAACCCCACCGGCCTCGAGGTCGCGCTAGGTGGCGCGGACGGCGTGGTGCGGTTGTGGCGCTCGGGAACCGCGGAAGTGCGCGCCCTCTCCGGTCCCGGCCCCGGGATCGCGGCGCTCGCGTGGAGCCCGGACGGCGCGCACCTCGCGGCTGGGGGGTATGCCGGCGTCGTTCGGGTCTGGACCTCGGGAAGGCCCGTGCGGGACCTCCCCCTGGGCGGCGTGGTCCGCGCACTCGCCTGGAGCCCGGACGGGGCGTGGCTCGCGGCTGGAGGCGAGACAGGGCAGGTGCACCTCTGGGCGGTCGGCGGATGGCGGGCAGGCCCCGTCCTCTCCGGGCCCGAGGGGGAGGTCCTGGCCCTGGCCTGGAGCCCGGAAGGCAATCGCCTCGCGAGCGGCGGGGCGGACCTCACGGTCCGGATCTGGGAGGCGGGGAGCGGCCGGCCCCTCCAGGTCCTCGGGCCGCTCCCCGGCCCGGTGCACGCCGTGGCCTGGGGTCCCCAGGGGCTCGTGGCCGGAGGGGCGGGCGTCACCGCGTGGCCCGACTCCTCCCCACCCCCCGAGGAGTAA
- the merB gene encoding alkylmercury lyase: MMHKPLDPEFAARLHRIYRLARPPTTPADFGALLRERNRTDPARRAFFEQVQAGHAVIGACTQARGYRLDLPDGATIQVMCAYDALMTALLRGRGEVRAECPHCGAPTHLVIEAHALTRATPDTAVFWWGSGPQDAPGNPICDHLHLFPSPEHLEAWLESRPDERGVALPIREAVAWLRALY; the protein is encoded by the coding sequence ATGATGCACAAACCGCTGGACCCCGAGTTTGCGGCGCGCCTCCACAGGATCTACCGGCTCGCGCGCCCCCCCACGACCCCCGCGGATTTCGGCGCCCTGCTGCGGGAACGCAACCGCACGGACCCCGCCCGCCGCGCTTTCTTCGAGCAGGTGCAGGCGGGCCACGCCGTCATCGGGGCGTGCACCCAAGCGCGCGGCTACCGCCTAGACCTGCCCGACGGCGCCACGATCCAGGTGATGTGCGCGTACGACGCGCTCATGACCGCCTTGCTTCGGGGGCGGGGCGAGGTCCGCGCGGAATGCCCCCACTGCGGCGCGCCCACGCACCTCGTGATCGAAGCGCACGCCCTCACCCGGGCCACCCCGGACACCGCGGTGTTCTGGTGGGGCAGCGGCCCCCAGGACGCGCCCGGGAACCCCATCTGCGACCACCTGCACCTCTTCCCAAGTCCCGAACACCTCGAGGCCTGGCTCGAGTCCCGTCCGGACGAGCGGGGCGTGGCCCTCCCCATCCGGGAGGCCGTCGCGTGGTTGCGCGCCCTTTACTAG
- a CDS encoding NAD(P)/FAD-dependent oxidoreductase, which produces MIHDAIVVGGGPAGLSAALFLARAGLKVLVIDGEQSALREVPRVPNYPGLPEAPSGEALLERLRAHARSQGVEVVSGRVEGVRDEGGVFALTLRDGRIHKAEALLLATRDDPIVANLLGLKRNGLHVHTDFQGRTSYPRVYACGAVRGLVPDHAITGAGDGAWVAVNLVSDLRGEPYRDYPE; this is translated from the coding sequence ATGATCCACGACGCGATCGTCGTTGGAGGTGGACCGGCTGGGCTTTCCGCGGCGTTGTTTTTGGCGCGGGCAGGCCTGAAGGTGCTCGTGATCGACGGGGAGCAAAGCGCGCTGCGGGAGGTGCCGCGGGTACCGAACTACCCGGGCCTTCCGGAAGCCCCTTCGGGAGAGGCGCTCCTCGAGCGGTTACGGGCGCACGCCCGATCCCAAGGCGTGGAGGTGGTCTCGGGCCGGGTGGAGGGCGTGCGGGACGAGGGGGGGGTGTTCGCCCTCACGCTACGGGACGGCCGGATCCACAAGGCCGAAGCGCTCCTCCTCGCGACGCGCGACGACCCTATCGTGGCGAACCTGCTGGGCCTGAAGCGCAACGGGTTGCACGTACACACGGACTTCCAGGGGCGGACGAGTTACCCGCGGGTGTACGCGTGCGGGGCGGTGCGCGGCCTGGTGCCGGACCACGCGATCACCGGCGCGGGGGACGGAGCTTGGGTCGCGGTGAACCTGGTCTCGGACCTCCGGGGGGAGCCGTACCGGGACTACCCCGAGTAA
- the lpdA gene encoding dihydrolipoyl dehydrogenase encodes MEHVDAIVIGAGMAGIPLAIRLGRKGLHTLLVEKDTLGGTCLNRGCIPTKTLIASAKVAHQVRRALEYGVVIEGPVRFDLARAVARKDALVRAIREGAARNLERTPNVELIQGEARFVEERTVAVGDRVYRAEWVFINTGARGRIPPIEGLETVDWLDSTTALDLTELPASLVIVGGGYIGCEFAQMFRRFGSEVTIVQRAPQLLPQEDPDVAAALQAVLEAEGIRVLLEAEAVRVRRDGSGIALTVQQRDAVREVRAARLMLAAGRVPNTDGLGLEATGVARDERGFIRVNPHLETTAPKVFALGDVRGGPMFTHTARDDARIVYQNLTKGAALSIEGRVVPYAVFTDPQLGRVGLTETAARQAGYPVEVGTYAMNKVAKARALGEPEGLIKIVADARNGRILGASVLAAEGAELVHELVVAIQAGATHQDLRDAIHIHPTLAEGISSALGGVHRAASDAG; translated from the coding sequence ATGGAACACGTGGACGCCATCGTCATCGGCGCGGGCATGGCCGGCATCCCCCTCGCGATCCGGCTGGGCCGCAAGGGGCTTCACACCCTTCTGGTGGAGAAAGACACGCTCGGCGGCACCTGCCTGAACCGGGGGTGCATCCCCACCAAAACCCTGATCGCCTCGGCCAAGGTCGCGCACCAGGTGCGGCGGGCCCTCGAGTACGGCGTCGTGATCGAGGGGCCGGTGCGCTTCGACCTGGCCCGCGCCGTCGCCCGCAAGGACGCGCTCGTCCGCGCGATCCGGGAAGGAGCCGCGCGCAACCTCGAGCGCACCCCCAACGTAGAGCTCATCCAGGGCGAGGCGCGCTTCGTGGAGGAACGCACCGTCGCGGTGGGCGACCGGGTCTATAGGGCTGAGTGGGTCTTCATCAACACCGGCGCGCGGGGCCGCATCCCCCCCATCGAGGGCCTCGAAACGGTGGACTGGCTCGACTCCACCACCGCCCTCGACCTCACCGAGCTGCCCGCCTCGCTGGTGATCGTGGGGGGCGGGTACATCGGGTGCGAGTTCGCCCAGATGTTCCGCCGGTTCGGGAGCGAGGTCACGATCGTGCAGCGCGCGCCGCAGCTGTTGCCCCAGGAGGACCCGGATGTGGCCGCCGCTTTGCAGGCGGTCCTCGAGGCCGAAGGCATCCGGGTGCTGCTCGAGGCCGAGGCCGTGCGGGTGCGCCGGGACGGGTCCGGGATCGCGCTCACCGTGCAACAGCGCGACGCGGTGCGCGAGGTGCGCGCCGCGCGCCTTATGCTCGCGGCGGGGCGCGTACCCAATACGGACGGGCTGGGGCTGGAAGCCACGGGGGTGGCGCGGGACGAACGGGGCTTCATCCGGGTCAACCCGCACCTGGAGACGACCGCTCCCAAGGTGTTCGCGCTGGGGGACGTGCGGGGCGGCCCCATGTTCACGCACACCGCCCGTGACGACGCCCGCATCGTGTACCAGAACCTCACCAAGGGCGCAGCCCTTTCCATCGAAGGGCGGGTGGTGCCCTACGCGGTGTTCACCGACCCGCAGCTGGGCCGGGTTGGCCTGACCGAGACCGCCGCCCGCCAGGCGGGGTACCCCGTCGAGGTCGGCACCTACGCCATGAACAAGGTCGCCAAAGCCCGCGCGCTGGGCGAACCCGAGGGCCTCATCAAGATCGTCGCGGACGCACGCAACGGACGGATCCTGGGGGCCAGCGTGCTCGCCGCGGAAGGCGCCGAGCTGGTGCACGAGCTCGTCGTCGCGATCCAGGCCGGGGCCACCCACCAAGACCTGCGCGACGCGATCCACATTCACCCCACGCTGGCCGAGGGGATCTCGAGCGCGCTCGGCGGCGTGCACCGGGCCGCGTCGGATGCGGGTTAA
- a CDS encoding class I SAM-dependent methyltransferase: MDLNFSRVAYAYDRTRYHPPEVSGKIATAITAPVEKIFRDPHFLEVGVGTGRIAVPIIARGYRFTGVDLSPAMLEVMRYKIAGVARKVRLVEADVRELPFEKGSFHAVISVHVWHQIREWQRALLEVIRILRPGGFLFEGWDECVKDNEDWRIQEKWREILAEMGYTLVRGRHTRRLAEVERALRQLGLEPKTKTIAEWTEERTPRQSLEILSEQLYSFTWEVPEEVFRPSIEALERWMLETYEDLDAPFPIRWRFVLRTTRLP; the protein is encoded by the coding sequence ATGGATCTGAACTTTAGCCGCGTGGCCTATGCGTACGACCGGACCCGTTACCACCCCCCCGAGGTGTCCGGAAAGATCGCGACCGCGATCACCGCGCCCGTCGAGAAGATCTTCCGGGACCCGCACTTCCTCGAGGTGGGGGTGGGGACCGGCCGGATCGCGGTGCCCATCATCGCGCGCGGCTACCGCTTCACCGGCGTGGACCTCTCCCCGGCCATGCTCGAGGTCATGCGCTACAAGATCGCCGGCGTGGCGCGAAAGGTCCGCCTTGTGGAGGCCGACGTGCGCGAACTGCCCTTCGAAAAGGGCAGTTTTCACGCCGTGATCAGCGTGCACGTGTGGCACCAGATCCGCGAGTGGCAGCGCGCGCTGCTCGAGGTGATCCGCATCCTGCGGCCGGGAGGGTTCTTGTTCGAGGGGTGGGACGAGTGCGTCAAGGACAACGAGGACTGGCGCATCCAGGAGAAGTGGCGCGAGATCCTCGCGGAGATGGGGTACACCCTCGTGCGCGGCCGACACACCCGCCGCCTCGCCGAGGTCGAACGCGCCCTGCGGCAGCTCGGCCTCGAGCCCAAGACCAAAACGATCGCCGAGTGGACCGAGGAGCGCACGCCCCGCCAGAGCCTGGAGATTCTCTCCGAGCAACTGTACTCCTTCACCTGGGAGGTCCCCGAGGAGGTCTTCCGCCCCTCGATCGAGGCGCTCGAACGCTGGATGCTCGAGACCTACGAGGACCTGGACGCGCCCTTCCCGATCCGCTGGCGCTTCGTGCTGCGCACCACCCGCCTGCCCTAG
- a CDS encoding PASTA domain-containing protein, which produces MPALDGKYEIGKELHQDGFLKVYEVAGPEGEGTLYWFEVHTPEARATFYRYRKALKHLEALGVLRGVTISAKPGRYYVFWPRVAAPAALPPKGRRVRQEVGRVLEALAPFHYALPDLDLRLEENGLVVADLKPLAQHAPEEIPRLNGQFARYTRPRPARRARRPAWGWVPGLLMAVLGAVALGQGMYRYLNPPEYTLPDLRGLSPRAALEQVDDMGLRIEFREASDLTQPRDVILEQSPDPGTRVKPGRRLELVLNRPKSGRVPELVEMGVGEAQQALEDSGYAVGRVIYVHADAPQETVIATRPAAGTPLALGQSVDLLVSQGPEEARTVLPDLRGLSLEEAQYLLSVADLRVGAIQEELSPAPPGEVLDQSPPPGTVLAVGSPVTLKVSTQAEVLLPAEPPGPLLPQEFTAPLEPGPALPSPAPAGEEPAPDRSRPAPTELEPEPQALEPAPSLPPGARLVPVRIPIARDLGESPVHVRLVVVDENGGREAFNTFVQPGSVLEGSLEVRGAATFRLYLNDFLYQEWQSRP; this is translated from the coding sequence ATGCCCGCGTTGGACGGGAAGTACGAGATCGGCAAGGAACTACACCAGGACGGCTTCCTCAAAGTCTACGAGGTGGCCGGGCCCGAAGGGGAAGGCACCCTCTACTGGTTCGAGGTGCACACCCCCGAGGCTCGAGCGACCTTCTACCGTTACCGCAAGGCCCTGAAGCACCTCGAGGCGCTCGGGGTGCTGCGGGGCGTGACGATCAGCGCGAAGCCAGGACGGTACTACGTGTTCTGGCCCCGCGTCGCGGCACCCGCCGCCCTCCCCCCCAAGGGCCGACGCGTCCGGCAGGAGGTGGGGCGGGTCCTGGAGGCCCTCGCGCCCTTCCATTACGCCTTGCCCGACCTGGACCTCCGCCTGGAGGAGAACGGCCTGGTCGTCGCGGACCTCAAGCCGCTCGCCCAGCACGCCCCCGAGGAGATTCCCCGATTGAACGGGCAGTTCGCGCGCTACACGCGCCCCCGCCCCGCCCGCCGCGCCCGCCGCCCGGCGTGGGGGTGGGTGCCCGGCCTGCTCATGGCCGTGCTCGGCGCGGTCGCCCTGGGGCAAGGGATGTACCGGTACCTGAACCCTCCGGAGTACACCCTGCCGGACCTAAGGGGGCTTTCCCCCCGCGCGGCCCTCGAGCAGGTGGACGATATGGGGCTCCGCATCGAGTTCCGCGAGGCGAGCGACCTCACCCAGCCCCGCGACGTGATTCTGGAGCAGAGCCCGGACCCGGGCACGCGCGTCAAGCCGGGGCGACGGCTCGAGCTGGTCCTGAACCGCCCCAAGTCCGGCCGGGTGCCCGAGCTCGTGGAGATGGGGGTGGGTGAGGCCCAGCAAGCGCTCGAGGACAGCGGGTACGCGGTGGGCCGGGTGATCTACGTGCACGCGGACGCGCCCCAGGAAACGGTGATTGCGACGCGCCCCGCGGCGGGCACGCCCCTCGCGCTAGGGCAGTCGGTGGACCTGCTCGTCTCCCAGGGCCCTGAGGAGGCGCGGACCGTGCTGCCGGACCTCAGGGGGCTTTCCCTGGAGGAGGCGCAGTACCTGCTTTCGGTCGCGGACCTGCGCGTCGGCGCGATCCAGGAGGAACTGTCCCCCGCCCCGCCGGGAGAGGTGCTGGACCAGTCCCCCCCGCCGGGCACGGTCCTCGCGGTGGGCAGCCCGGTCACGTTGAAGGTCTCCACGCAGGCCGAGGTCCTCCTGCCGGCCGAACCCCCTGGGCCGCTACTGCCGCAGGAGTTCACCGCGCCCCTCGAGCCAGGGCCGGCCCTGCCGTCGCCCGCGCCGGCTGGGGAGGAACCGGCACCCGACCGCTCGCGGCCTGCCCCGACCGAGCTCGAACCGGAACCGCAAGCGCTCGAGCCGGCGCCGAGCCTGCCACCCGGCGCGCGGCTGGTCCCGGTCCGTATCCCGATCGCGCGTGACCTGGGCGAAAGCCCGGTGCACGTGCGGCTCGTTGTGGTGGACGAGAACGGCGGGCGCGAGGCCTTCAACACCTTCGTGCAGCCGGGCAGCGTTCTCGAGGGCAGCCTGGAGGTGCGGGGCGCGGCCACCTTCCGCCTGTACCTGAACGACTTCCTGTACCAGGAGTGGCAGAGCCGCCCGTGA
- a CDS encoding peroxiredoxin family protein: protein MRSLTPQDLQGYTYTLRPERLILNKIRGLLYALLLLSVIGWSTSAFAQQPTIPGIAGEAADLDLSRYTGQIVVVTFIAGICPSCWAEIPGFLEVYRDLKERGVAFVGIAVQTPKEDTKRMIQRLGITYPVYLDESGRVSIERFGLRGMPTTMIFDANGRLVQRFVGKVSAKTLRRLLEEML, encoded by the coding sequence ATGCGCTCCCTAACCCCACAAGACCTGCAAGGATACACCTATACGCTTCGGCCCGAACGCCTAATCCTCAACAAGATCCGTGGTCTTCTCTATGCCCTCCTGCTCCTGTCCGTGATCGGATGGTCGACCTCCGCCTTCGCTCAACAACCCACCATTCCAGGCATCGCAGGTGAAGCCGCGGATCTAGACCTCTCCCGCTATACGGGACAGATCGTGGTGGTCACGTTTATAGCCGGGATATGCCCCAGCTGCTGGGCGGAGATTCCAGGGTTCCTCGAGGTCTACCGTGACCTCAAAGAACGCGGCGTTGCGTTCGTGGGTATCGCAGTACAGACCCCTAAGGAGGACACCAAGCGCATGATCCAACGCCTGGGCATCACCTACCCGGTATACCTGGATGAAAGCGGCCGGGTCTCCATCGAACGGTTCGGGCTGCGCGGCATGCCTACCACTATGATCTTCGACGCCAACGGCCGCCTCGTCCAGCGCTTCGTCGGTAAGGTGTCCGCAAAGACGCTGCGGCGCCTTCTGGAGGAGATGCTGTGA
- a CDS encoding secondary thiamine-phosphate synthase enzyme YjbQ: MRRIQVRTPAREALVNVTRDLEAALAELGLREGALLVYAPHTTAGVVVQEGADPDVARDLLRRLKELVPQHHPADRHAEGNTDAHLKTLFTGNAQLLPVVGGRLALGRWQQVFLAEFDGPRTRELWLVPLAGRGYSG; this comes from the coding sequence ATGAGACGCATCCAGGTGCGCACGCCCGCCCGCGAAGCACTGGTCAACGTCACGCGCGACCTCGAGGCGGCCCTGGCCGAGCTGGGGCTTCGGGAGGGGGCGCTTTTGGTGTACGCGCCCCACACCACGGCCGGGGTGGTGGTGCAGGAGGGGGCGGACCCGGACGTAGCGCGGGACCTACTCCGGCGCCTTAAGGAGCTCGTGCCCCAGCACCACCCCGCGGACCGGCACGCCGAAGGCAACACCGACGCGCACCTCAAGACCCTCTTCACCGGGAACGCGCAACTCCTGCCGGTCGTAGGAGGACGGCTCGCGCTGGGGCGCTGGCAGCAGGTTTTCCTCGCGGAGTTCGACGGGCCGCGCACCCGCGAGCTGTGGCTCGTGCCGCTGGCGGGACGGGGTTACTCGGGGTAG
- a CDS encoding P1 family peptidase, with translation MNRTLTGIRGLRVGHWTDPVGRTGCTVILCPPEGCVASAAFVGPSPGTREAALLAPEKRVARIHALLLTGGSAFGLAAADGVVRFLEEQGVGHPTPAGPVPIVPAAVIYDLMLGDPKARPDAEAGYQAAARATDAPVAEGAVGAGAGASAGKYIAPVPTGLGSALVEHRGVRVGALAVVNPVGDVYSPDGRLLAGHGRREAFLEAALGFGHTTLLAVGVEAPIAKAEARQLADAAQGVLGRVIRPSHTPWDGDAAFVLATGRGPQAPLPLLAALVQEAVVEAVVRAATVGR, from the coding sequence ATGAACCGTACACTCACTGGGATTCGCGGGCTTCGGGTCGGGCACTGGACGGACCCCGTGGGGCGGACCGGGTGCACGGTCATCCTCTGCCCTCCGGAGGGGTGCGTGGCCTCCGCCGCTTTCGTGGGGCCTTCCCCCGGAACGCGGGAGGCCGCCTTGCTCGCCCCGGAAAAACGCGTGGCGCGCATCCACGCCCTGCTTTTGACCGGAGGTTCGGCCTTCGGCCTCGCCGCGGCCGATGGGGTGGTGCGCTTCCTGGAGGAGCAGGGCGTCGGCCATCCCACCCCGGCGGGGCCGGTACCGATCGTGCCCGCGGCGGTCATCTATGACCTGATGCTTGGGGACCCCAAGGCCCGCCCGGACGCCGAGGCCGGGTACCAGGCCGCGGCCCGCGCGACCGACGCGCCGGTTGCGGAGGGGGCCGTGGGGGCGGGGGCGGGCGCGAGCGCCGGGAAGTACATCGCCCCCGTACCTACCGGGCTCGGGAGCGCCCTCGTAGAGCACCGTGGCGTGCGGGTGGGGGCGCTCGCGGTGGTCAACCCGGTGGGGGACGTGTACAGTCCGGACGGCCGGCTGCTCGCCGGGCACGGGCGGCGGGAGGCTTTCCTCGAGGCCGCGCTCGGGTTTGGGCACACCACGCTCCTCGCGGTGGGGGTGGAGGCCCCCATCGCCAAGGCCGAGGCCCGGCAGCTCGCGGACGCGGCGCAGGGGGTATTGGGCCGGGTGATCCGCCCCTCGCACACCCCGTGGGACGGGGATGCGGCCTTCGTCCTCGCGACCGGGCGAGGGCCTCAGGCCCCCCTGCCCCTCCTCGCTGCGCTGGTGCAGGAGGCCGTAGTGGAGGCGGTGGTGCGCGCGGCGACGGTAGGGCGTTAG